A portion of the Microlunatus phosphovorus NM-1 genome contains these proteins:
- a CDS encoding 5-formyltetrahydrofolate cyclo-ligase, with amino-acid sequence MTPSADAAAIAATKVMLRQVVRQRRAAREPGQREVDDRQRFALLRRLLAAKRPRRLAAHLSAGTEPDSRQVVEWVSGLGVEVLLPVLTDGAGAWLADPAWAAYQGADRLREGRSKILEPTSPVLPADVLASVDLMIVPGLAADRRGNRLGRGGGWYDRARAGRMALETWLLLNDDEVLDEVPVDAWDLPVNGLVTPSEVVATS; translated from the coding sequence GTGACACCGTCGGCAGACGCAGCGGCCATTGCTGCAACCAAGGTCATGCTTCGCCAGGTGGTCCGGCAACGGCGAGCAGCCCGCGAGCCAGGCCAGCGAGAGGTCGACGATCGGCAGCGATTCGCCTTGTTGCGCAGACTGCTCGCAGCCAAGAGACCTCGTCGACTGGCCGCCCATCTCTCTGCCGGCACCGAGCCGGATTCGCGACAGGTGGTCGAATGGGTCAGCGGCCTCGGCGTCGAGGTGTTGCTGCCGGTGCTCACCGACGGTGCCGGTGCCTGGCTGGCCGATCCGGCATGGGCCGCGTATCAAGGCGCTGACCGGCTGCGCGAGGGTCGTTCGAAGATTCTCGAGCCGACGAGCCCCGTCCTGCCTGCGGACGTCCTCGCCTCGGTTGACCTGATGATCGTCCCGGGTCTGGCCGCGGACCGGCGAGGAAACCGACTGGGTCGTGGCGGCGGCTGGTACGACCGCGCCCGGGCTGGACGTATGGCGCTGGAGACCTGGCTGCTGCTCAATGACGACGAAGTGTTGGACGAGGTGCCCGTCGACGCCTGGGATCTGCCGGTGAATGGGCTGGTCACGCCGAGCGAGGTCGTCGCCACCAGCTGA
- a CDS encoding acylphosphatase codes for MVIIRRRVRVTGRVQGVFYRDSCRREANRLSVAGWVTNREDGSVEAVFEGTRYAVEAMIGWCGRGPAHAWVDRVEVIEERPIGETGFQIV; via the coding sequence ATGGTGATCATCAGACGGCGAGTGCGGGTGACAGGACGGGTCCAGGGCGTCTTCTACCGCGACTCGTGCCGGCGAGAGGCCAACCGCTTGTCCGTGGCGGGTTGGGTGACCAATCGCGAGGACGGTTCGGTAGAGGCAGTCTTCGAGGGCACCAGGTATGCCGTGGAGGCGATGATCGGCTGGTGTGGCCGTGGTCCGGCGCACGCCTGGGTGGACCGAGTTGAGGTGATCGAAGAGCGGCCGATCGGCGAGACGGGCTTCCAGATCGTCTAG
- the aceB gene encoding malate synthase A → MTITSEPPTRTVPNRPPAARLTVLGAHQPRFGEILTPGAVDFIAGLHHQFGSRRAELLDRRRRRQAGDNSFDFLPETAELRADPSWQVAPPAPGLEDRRCEITGPPTRKMTIGALNSGAKVWMADFEDATSPTWFNLIDGQLNLYDAVRRQIDFTDDSGRRHELKEQVATIMVRPRGWHLSEEHLRMDGQPIGGAFVDFGLHFYHNALTLIASGRGPYFYLPKLESHLEARLWHDVFAWSERTLGIPPGTVRATCLIETFPAVFEMTEILSELRSYSAGLNAGRWDYIFSAIKSFAGDPTMVLPDRDKITMTVPFMRSYAELLVRTCHERGAHAIGGMAAFVPSSASPEVTRRALEKTRADKTREARDGFDGSWVAHPGLVDTCTTVFDLELGERPHQISRRRDDVLVSAADLADLRGLPGGVTLPGVRTNLRVSLTYLCSWVLGRGAVAIDHLMEDAATVEISRMQLWQWIRHGAYTVSHERVTRDLVAGMLAEEAGRLRAETPDRDRWALEAARDIVAYGCLRAEFPAFLTEYGYSRYLVHRATAA, encoded by the coding sequence ATGACCATCACCAGCGAACCGCCGACGAGGACAGTGCCGAACCGGCCACCGGCCGCACGGCTCACCGTGCTGGGCGCGCACCAGCCGCGTTTCGGCGAGATCCTGACCCCAGGTGCCGTCGACTTCATCGCCGGGCTGCATCATCAGTTCGGCAGCCGCCGAGCCGAGCTGCTGGACCGGAGACGGCGTCGACAGGCGGGCGACAACTCCTTCGACTTCCTGCCGGAGACCGCCGAGCTGCGAGCCGATCCGTCCTGGCAGGTGGCTCCGCCGGCTCCCGGACTGGAGGATCGGCGCTGCGAGATCACCGGACCACCGACGCGGAAGATGACCATCGGCGCCCTGAACTCCGGCGCCAAGGTCTGGATGGCCGACTTCGAGGACGCCACGTCGCCGACCTGGTTCAACCTGATCGACGGGCAGCTCAACCTCTACGACGCGGTCCGGCGCCAGATCGACTTCACCGACGACTCGGGCCGACGCCACGAGCTGAAGGAGCAGGTCGCGACGATCATGGTCCGGCCGCGCGGCTGGCATCTCAGCGAGGAACATCTGCGGATGGACGGCCAGCCGATCGGTGGCGCCTTCGTCGACTTCGGGCTGCACTTCTACCACAACGCGTTGACCTTGATCGCCAGCGGACGGGGGCCCTACTTCTATCTGCCCAAGCTGGAATCGCATCTGGAGGCACGGCTGTGGCACGACGTGTTCGCCTGGTCCGAACGGACCCTCGGCATCCCGCCAGGCACCGTCCGTGCCACCTGCTTGATCGAGACGTTCCCGGCGGTGTTCGAGATGACCGAGATCTTGTCCGAGCTGCGCAGCTACTCCGCCGGGCTCAACGCCGGTCGCTGGGACTACATCTTCTCCGCGATCAAGAGCTTCGCCGGCGACCCGACGATGGTGCTGCCCGACCGGGACAAGATCACCATGACGGTGCCGTTCATGCGGTCCTACGCCGAACTGCTGGTACGCACCTGCCATGAGCGCGGCGCCCACGCGATCGGGGGGATGGCGGCCTTCGTGCCGAGCAGCGCCAGCCCTGAGGTCACCCGACGGGCCTTGGAGAAGACCCGTGCGGACAAGACCCGCGAAGCCCGCGACGGATTCGATGGCTCTTGGGTGGCGCACCCCGGCCTGGTGGACACCTGCACGACGGTGTTCGATCTCGAGTTGGGCGAGCGACCGCACCAGATCTCACGTCGTCGTGACGATGTCCTGGTCTCTGCGGCCGATCTCGCTGATCTTCGGGGCCTGCCCGGTGGGGTGACTCTGCCGGGGGTTCGCACCAACCTGCGGGTCAGTCTGACCTACCTGTGTTCCTGGGTGCTGGGCCGGGGAGCGGTCGCCATCGACCATCTGATGGAGGACGCGGCCACGGTCGAGATCTCCCGAATGCAACTGTGGCAGTGGATCCGGCACGGTGCCTACACCGTCTCCCATGAGAGGGTCACCCGCGACCTGGTGGCCGGCATGTTGGCCGAGGAGGCTGGGCGACTGCGTGCCGAAACCCCTGACCGGGATCGGTGGGCGCTCGAGGCGGCTCGCGACATCGTGGCGTACGGCTGCTTGCGTGCGGAGTTCCCCGCATTCTTGACCGAGTACGGCTACAGCCGCTACCTCGTCCATCGAGCCACGGCAGCCTGA
- the aceA gene encoding isocitrate lyase — MTITAGPVETQQLSAPQPTAIDQSELTPEQRIQRDWATNPRWAGIERSYTASDVVRLRGSLVEEQTLARHGAERLWQLLQEQTFVRALGALTGNQAVQQVKAGLQAIYLSGWQVAADANLSGHTYPDQSLYPANSVPAVVRRINNAMMRADQIAWANGDTRDRTPGELIVPIVADAEAGFGGPLNAFELMKQMIVAGAAGVHWEDQLASEKKCGHLGGKVLIPTQQHVRTLNSARLAADILAVPTLVIARTDALAASLITSDVDPVDQPFCTGERTGEGFYRVRNGLEPVLARAKAYAPYADLIWVETGTPDLGLAREFATELHRHFPGKMLAYNCSPSFNWKAALDDRQIAEFQDRLGELGYRFQFITLAGFHALNHSMFNLARGYAKDGMTSYVKLQQAEFADENDGYTATRHQAEVGTGYFDQVATALNPTSSTTALAGSTETEQFH; from the coding sequence ATGACCATCACCGCCGGACCTGTCGAGACCCAGCAGCTCTCCGCTCCGCAGCCGACCGCCATCGACCAGAGCGAGCTGACCCCCGAGCAGCGCATCCAGCGGGATTGGGCGACCAATCCCCGCTGGGCAGGCATCGAGCGTTCGTATACCGCCTCAGACGTGGTCCGGCTGCGTGGCTCCCTGGTCGAAGAGCAGACGCTGGCCAGGCATGGAGCCGAGCGCCTCTGGCAACTGCTGCAGGAGCAGACCTTCGTGCGGGCCCTCGGGGCACTGACCGGCAACCAGGCGGTGCAGCAGGTGAAGGCCGGCCTGCAGGCGATCTATCTGTCCGGCTGGCAGGTGGCCGCCGACGCGAACCTGTCGGGTCACACCTACCCGGACCAGAGCCTGTACCCGGCCAACTCCGTGCCCGCGGTGGTGCGCCGGATCAACAACGCGATGATGCGCGCCGACCAGATCGCCTGGGCCAACGGGGACACCCGGGACCGCACGCCGGGGGAGCTGATCGTGCCGATCGTGGCCGACGCCGAAGCCGGCTTCGGTGGCCCGCTGAATGCCTTCGAACTGATGAAGCAGATGATCGTCGCCGGTGCCGCGGGCGTGCACTGGGAGGACCAGTTGGCCTCGGAGAAGAAGTGCGGCCATCTCGGCGGCAAGGTCCTGATCCCCACTCAGCAGCACGTGCGGACGCTGAACAGTGCTCGGTTGGCCGCCGACATCCTGGCTGTCCCGACGCTCGTGATCGCGCGCACGGACGCGTTGGCGGCGAGTTTGATCACCTCCGATGTGGACCCGGTCGATCAGCCCTTCTGCACCGGCGAGAGGACCGGAGAAGGCTTCTATCGAGTCCGGAACGGGCTCGAGCCGGTGCTCGCCCGGGCCAAGGCCTACGCGCCGTACGCCGATCTGATCTGGGTCGAGACCGGCACCCCTGATCTCGGTCTGGCGCGCGAGTTCGCGACCGAGCTCCATCGGCACTTCCCCGGCAAGATGCTGGCGTACAACTGCTCGCCGTCGTTCAACTGGAAGGCGGCGCTGGACGACCGGCAGATCGCCGAGTTCCAGGACCGGCTCGGCGAGCTGGGCTACCGGTTCCAGTTCATCACGCTGGCCGGCTTCCACGCTCTCAATCACTCGATGTTCAACCTGGCCAGGGGATATGCGAAGGACGGGATGACCTCGTACGTGAAGCTGCAGCAGGCCGAGTTCGCCGACGAGAACGACGGCTACACCGCGACCCGACACCAGGCCGAGGTCGGCACCGGCTATTTCGACCAGGTGGCCACCGCGCTCAATCCGACCAGCTCGACCACCGCCCTGGCCGGATCCACCGAGACCGAGCAGTTCCACTGA
- a CDS encoding helix-turn-helix domain-containing protein: MSSSSLLDTSSVRLVAPRGEPVREHAGPDPLLIGKRIRHRRKALHLTLDAVAAQVGLSASAVSLIETGKREAKVSTVVALASALRCEVSDLLSDAAPSRRAELELRLERAQRSAAFSGLGVPPVRTGPRLPLDALESLVALHERIDQLAAERDATPEYARRANAELRAKMRASDNYFPAIENLADELLLASEHDGGPLTKHRVSAIAEHLGFTLHAVPDLPASTRSVTDLVNRCIYLPTGDAGAQRTMALAALGHIVLEHEPPRDYAEFLAQRVEVNYFAAAVLVPQRWAVGFLADAKRDKDIAIEDLRDRYLVSYEMAAHRFTNLATIHLQIPVHFMKINSSGVIYKAYANDGVDFPTDSSGAVEGQKVCRYWTAREVFSTADWSQPYQQYTDTPAGTFWCTAVAERGEHESYSVSVGTPYQHVKWFRGRETTHRSRSRCPDPSCCQLPPRELAAKWADASWPSARVHSALLASLPAGAFPGVDQTEVLQFLERQQG; this comes from the coding sequence GTGTCAAGTTCTTCACTTCTTGATACGTCGTCGGTACGCCTGGTCGCACCGCGCGGCGAGCCCGTACGGGAGCATGCCGGGCCGGATCCGTTGCTGATCGGCAAACGCATCCGGCACCGCCGCAAGGCGCTGCACCTGACCTTGGACGCCGTGGCGGCGCAGGTCGGACTGTCGGCATCGGCGGTGTCGCTGATCGAGACGGGCAAGCGCGAGGCGAAGGTCTCCACCGTGGTGGCGCTGGCGAGTGCGCTGCGCTGTGAGGTTTCCGATCTGTTGAGCGATGCAGCGCCCAGTCGCCGGGCCGAGCTGGAGTTGCGGTTGGAGCGGGCCCAGCGCTCGGCCGCGTTCTCGGGGCTCGGGGTGCCGCCGGTGCGGACCGGCCCTCGGCTGCCACTGGATGCCTTGGAGTCGCTGGTCGCGCTGCATGAGCGAATCGACCAACTGGCGGCCGAGCGAGACGCGACACCGGAGTATGCGCGGCGAGCCAACGCCGAGCTGCGGGCGAAGATGCGCGCATCGGACAACTACTTTCCGGCCATCGAGAACCTCGCCGACGAGCTACTGCTGGCGAGCGAGCACGACGGCGGGCCACTGACCAAGCACCGGGTGAGCGCGATCGCCGAGCATCTGGGATTCACGTTGCACGCGGTGCCGGACCTGCCGGCGTCGACCAGGTCGGTGACCGATCTGGTGAACCGATGCATCTATCTGCCGACCGGGGATGCCGGAGCCCAACGGACGATGGCGCTGGCCGCGCTCGGGCACATCGTGCTCGAGCACGAGCCGCCGCGAGACTACGCGGAATTCCTGGCACAACGGGTGGAGGTCAACTACTTCGCCGCAGCGGTGCTCGTACCGCAGCGTTGGGCGGTCGGATTCCTCGCCGACGCCAAGCGGGACAAGGACATCGCCATCGAAGACCTCCGGGATCGCTATCTGGTGTCCTATGAGATGGCGGCACACCGGTTCACCAACCTGGCGACGATCCACCTGCAGATCCCGGTGCACTTCATGAAGATCAACTCCAGTGGCGTGATCTACAAGGCGTACGCCAACGACGGAGTGGACTTCCCCACCGACTCCTCCGGTGCCGTGGAGGGCCAGAAGGTGTGCCGCTATTGGACCGCCCGAGAGGTGTTCAGCACCGCGGACTGGTCACAGCCTTACCAGCAGTACACCGACACTCCGGCCGGCACCTTCTGGTGCACGGCGGTCGCCGAGCGCGGTGAGCACGAGTCGTATTCGGTGTCGGTCGGCACTCCGTACCAGCACGTCAAATGGTTCCGCGGCCGCGAGACCACCCATCGTTCAAGGTCTCGTTGCCCCGACCCGAGCTGCTGTCAGCTTCCACCACGGGAACTCGCCGCGAAGTGGGCCGACGCCTCCTGGCCCAGTGCGCGAGTGCACTCCGCACTGCTCGCCAGCCTGCCCGCCGGAGCCTTCCCCGGCGTCGACCAGACCGAAGTGCTGCAGTTCTTGGAGCGCCAGCAAGGGTGA
- a CDS encoding P-loop NTPase family protein has translation MPKRFPTDRGLWISALPHLSKRAERSDEESLRSTFVHLAGLAPRLRNEEHQILFGRRGTGKTHALNHLKQELLGDDQPAIYIDLRLTGSAGGYYLSAEAGRGLAALHVIVDIISEVHTALYAISLDLLDKGEEITALVNGMDKLAAAATEITTDGSVTVANEVSRAHTATSEFAFTVSEKGLQAAAKLGDELQAGEKLSRQATGTERPVLNFTGIARSLQSVVSALPTGRLWILIDEWSAMPLDIQPIVADFFRRCFLPCRGMILKLAAVERRSRFFAPGVNGYIGVELGSDISAGLDLDSYLTDGLTSRTPSTEFYEHLIKQHVRAYYTEKYSGDWVAEYFQYETSFHTDFPAFSEAIYFAAGIPRDLLAICSIAAQRCRPAEGITLADIASASRQYFIQEKEAQARLSPRTRSLSGLLRDFAESGQRRFMIDRDHSHEEPELLDLLDQRIVHLIERGIGPRGKFDVFAIDLGMVADQFDNSDGRLLDRKNPWANWDHVRSDQKLAPVLEIDGPRITWH, from the coding sequence TTGCCCAAGCGATTTCCGACAGATAGGGGCCTCTGGATTTCTGCGCTGCCCCATCTTTCCAAGCGCGCCGAGCGCAGCGACGAGGAGTCGTTAAGAAGCACGTTCGTGCATTTAGCTGGACTTGCGCCGCGCCTGCGCAACGAAGAACATCAGATTCTCTTCGGCCGTCGCGGGACTGGCAAAACGCACGCGCTCAATCATCTCAAGCAGGAACTACTGGGCGATGATCAGCCAGCAATCTACATCGACTTGCGGCTAACCGGGTCGGCAGGTGGATACTACCTTTCCGCGGAGGCCGGCCGAGGGCTGGCCGCATTGCACGTGATTGTAGATATCATCAGCGAGGTGCATACTGCCCTTTATGCCATCAGCTTGGATCTGCTCGATAAGGGTGAGGAGATTACAGCGTTGGTTAATGGAATGGACAAGCTTGCCGCGGCGGCGACCGAAATCACCACGGACGGCTCCGTGACCGTTGCAAACGAAGTCTCTCGGGCGCACACCGCAACTTCCGAGTTCGCGTTCACGGTGAGCGAGAAAGGCCTTCAAGCTGCAGCGAAACTGGGTGATGAACTCCAAGCGGGTGAGAAGTTATCAAGGCAAGCAACGGGGACAGAGAGGCCCGTGCTCAACTTCACCGGTATCGCGCGGTCCTTGCAGTCGGTGGTGTCAGCACTACCTACTGGGCGACTCTGGATTCTGATAGACGAGTGGAGCGCGATGCCACTGGATATACAGCCGATCGTCGCTGACTTCTTCAGGCGCTGCTTCTTGCCGTGCCGCGGAATGATACTCAAATTGGCGGCTGTTGAGCGTCGGTCGAGATTCTTCGCTCCCGGGGTGAATGGATATATCGGAGTCGAGCTCGGATCCGATATTTCCGCGGGCCTCGATCTCGACTCATACCTCACGGATGGACTGACGTCTCGAACTCCTTCGACCGAATTCTACGAGCATCTCATAAAGCAACACGTGCGCGCCTACTACACTGAGAAATATTCGGGGGATTGGGTGGCAGAATACTTTCAGTACGAGACTTCTTTCCACACTGACTTCCCGGCCTTCAGCGAGGCAATCTACTTTGCGGCGGGAATACCGCGTGATCTACTCGCAATATGCAGCATTGCCGCGCAGCGATGCAGGCCGGCCGAAGGTATAACATTGGCTGATATTGCCTCGGCGTCACGCCAGTACTTCATTCAGGAGAAGGAAGCTCAAGCGAGGTTAAGTCCTCGCACGCGGTCTCTGAGCGGCTTACTCAGGGACTTCGCTGAGTCTGGGCAGCGAAGATTCATGATTGATCGTGATCACAGCCACGAGGAGCCAGAGCTCTTGGATCTACTCGACCAGCGGATAGTCCACCTAATCGAGCGGGGGATTGGGCCCCGAGGAAAATTCGATGTTTTCGCGATAGATTTGGGAATGGTTGCCGATCAATTTGATAACAGCGATGGGCGACTCCTCGACAGGAAGAATCCTTGGGCGAACTGGGACCACGTGCGATCGGATCAGAAGCTCGCCCCCGTTCTGGAGATCGACGGTCCCCGCATAACTTGGCACTAG
- a CDS encoding ISAs1 family transposase, whose amino-acid sequence MPAPVSSLIPAADALRAHQVEPGHGVPVEVWEVLSIITDPRGRRGRRYELATVLVVALAAVVGGSRSLASIAGWAADLPTWHWPRLGITRRPPSLSTIRRVLLRVDPEVVDAVLHAWLATLTPVSSRWRAVAVDGKTCRGARGVDGSRVHLFSIVDHATGVPLGQVNAGGKDHEIAAFAAVLDRINLNGVIVTADALHTQRGHAHYLHRHGGRYVFVVKRNQPTLYDQLAGLPWSKVPVAHRVVEKGHGRRESRTLQLTGVRAGIGFPHARLAGRIVRNRTETATGETTQEIVYVVTSLGWSDIAPADLATLVRGHWSIENKVHWVRDLTFDEDHSTVRTGTLPQLMATLRNTAIGLLRLRGKHTNIAAATRSLGRQTGQLLDLIDHAQVTPVTTESTLN is encoded by the coding sequence GTGCCCGCACCCGTATCTTCTCTCATCCCGGCCGCTGATGCGCTGCGCGCCCATCAGGTCGAACCCGGTCACGGTGTTCCGGTCGAGGTGTGGGAGGTGTTGTCGATCATCACCGATCCGCGGGGCCGGCGGGGCCGCCGGTATGAGCTGGCCACCGTGCTGGTGGTCGCGTTGGCCGCGGTGGTCGGCGGATCACGGAGTCTGGCTTCGATCGCCGGATGGGCAGCGGATCTGCCCACCTGGCATTGGCCACGGTTGGGGATCACCCGGCGGCCGCCGAGCCTGTCGACGATCCGCCGGGTGCTGTTGCGGGTCGACCCGGAGGTGGTGGACGCGGTCCTGCACGCCTGGCTGGCCACGCTGACACCGGTCTCGTCGCGGTGGCGGGCGGTCGCGGTGGATGGCAAGACCTGCCGCGGCGCCCGCGGTGTGGATGGGTCGAGGGTGCATCTGTTCTCGATCGTCGACCATGCCACCGGGGTGCCGTTGGGGCAGGTCAACGCCGGCGGGAAAGATCATGAGATCGCCGCGTTCGCGGCGGTGTTGGACCGGATCAACCTCAACGGCGTCATCGTCACCGCCGATGCTCTCCACACGCAACGTGGCCATGCCCACTATCTGCACCGGCACGGCGGCCGGTACGTCTTCGTGGTGAAACGGAACCAGCCCACCTTGTACGACCAGCTCGCCGGGCTCCCGTGGAGCAAGGTGCCGGTCGCTCATCGTGTGGTGGAGAAAGGGCATGGGCGACGGGAGTCCCGTACCCTGCAGCTGACCGGTGTCCGGGCCGGGATCGGGTTCCCGCACGCCCGGCTCGCCGGCCGGATCGTGCGGAACCGGACCGAGACCGCCACCGGCGAGACCACGCAGGAGATCGTCTATGTGGTCACCAGTCTCGGCTGGTCAGACATCGCCCCGGCCGACCTCGCGACCTTGGTCCGTGGTCATTGGAGCATCGAGAACAAGGTGCATTGGGTGCGTGATCTCACCTTCGACGAGGACCACTCCACCGTGCGCACCGGCACCCTGCCCCAGCTGATGGCAACCCTGCGCAACACTGCGATCGGACTCCTCCGACTCCGCGGGAAACACACCAACATCGCCGCCGCGACCCGCAGCCTCGGTCGCCAAACCGGCCAACTGCTCGACCTGATCGATCACGCCCAGGTCACACCAGTCACAACAGAATCAACTTTGAATTGA